A segment of the Chlorocebus sabaeus isolate Y175 chromosome 15, mChlSab1.0.hap1, whole genome shotgun sequence genome:
aaacaaaagcaaaatcgtCCCATTCCCCAGTGGATTCGGATGAAAACTGGTAATAAAATCAGGTACAGCTCCAAAAGGAGACATTGGGGAAGAACCAAGCTGGGTCTGTAAGGAATTGCACACGAGATGGCACACGTATTTATGCTGTCCGAAGATCACAATCGTGTTACCATGTCAAGCTGAAAATGTCACCACTGTCTGGACAGTTGGATGTGTTTTTTTGGGAGTATGCTTTTTCTCTCTGAATCTGTTAGGAACCTGCTGGTTGACTGGGTTCTGTAATAAATACGTGAGACctttcatttcaaaaaagaaaaataggcctCCTTCCCAGGGGCTCGGGATTTCACCAGCCTCCTGTGCACGCCCAGCCATATAAACCGCACAGGAGTGGCTCCAAGTGCACTGTGGCCTCTTTGAACTGCAGGCCTTTGCACATCCCAGTCCTTTTCCTCGCAATGCCTTTCTCATCTCTTTTCTCCTCCAGCTTGAACATCACTTCCTCCTGGCAGTTGCCCCTCTGCAGCTTCCTTTCTGCTCCCACAGGACCATGATGGGGAGGAGAGCTGGGGCGTGCAGGATGGAGGAGCTCTTGCTAGCAGACATTAAGACTCATGTCTTAATGTCGCACCCCTCTTGGGTGAGAAGGAGCCACAGGTAAAAAGACATAACCGAGCTTTTCAATGATACAGGTGTTTACTCTTGTCCTTGCGCTGGTGTCACAGGTGGCCCTGCTTGAACAGTAGCCCTGTAGGATATTCTGACCAAAGGTCTCAAGCCCTTCCTCCTTGGCCAGGCACCCATGCCCCTTCGCCATTCACTGAAAATGGGAGAGGTGGGAGAAGGTAAAAGGGACTCTGTGGGTGGAGTCTTCAGGTCAGAGAAGGAGAAGCTGTGCCCGAGGGCTTGGGGAGCGGAGTGGATGagcaggtggaggtggaggtggaggtgggtgtgtGAGCCCAGAACTGGCCCTGCCAGATGGCTGGTCCCTGAGTCAGGCCCAGGCGCTGACTGCCACGTGGGCAGTAGCCAGCCCCAGTCATGGGAACGGCAGGCGGAATCAGAGCTCTCTCCACCCCTAGGAGGGCCGCACCTGCCTGGAGCTTCTCCTGCCTGGCCCTGACAGCCCTGGGCTCCCTCTGGGAAAGGATAGGGGCAGGGGCAGCGGCAAGGGTAGGGTGGGGTGGAACACTTGTTATCAGGGCAGCAGTTCCCAGCCATGCCTTGTAGTGTTAGGGTCCCTAGAATAACTCACAGGGGTTGTCGATCAAGGCCATAAAGATCTGAGCCAGGCAAGGTCCAGGGAAAGGCTTTCTGAGAGCCTCCATGCCATCGCCAGGTGCCaacctccctccccttcctccctggaAGCCAGAGCACCACAATAAAGGGAGGGGGAGAGGTTGGTGATGCCTTCTGGGGAGTGGAAGCGTTTGTCTCCCAGTCCCTGCCCCTTCTGTTCCCAAGTTCATGGGAAAGGAGGACCTGTCCTGTGCCACAAGAAAGACTCTGGCCCTCACACCTGTCATTGTACCTCTACTTGGAGCAGCATTTTCAAAGGCCTGTGCTCCAGACCTGCGCCTCTTTCCTGCAGCCCCCCAGCTGGACCATCAAGGCCTGGTCCTGGGAACAGTGTGGTCAGTTCAGGGGCCTGTGGTTGAACTTTTGCTGCCATCCCATCCCATGTCCAGTGAAAGATATTCACCTCTCAGACCTTCCCTTGCACATGTGCTCACTCAACTAATAGCCGTTAAGGACCCAGCATGTGCCACATCCATTCTATATACTGGGGGGAGTCAGTGGGGAATAAAGCAGACAAAATCCCTGCCCCATGGAACTTCATTCTAgcaggagtggggtgggggaagacGAACAGGAAACTAAACTTTACAGAGTATGGGAGAACAATAATTCTTAAACTCTCTCTGGTGAAAaaccagttgatttttttttccatctgcaTTTGAATTTCTGAGCAATGTCAAATTTAGAGATCCTATAGCTAGAGATGTTATGGCATAGAAGCTTCCAAATGCATCCCCTCAATTTCTGTATGTGTATCCTCTTGCAGTGCTGGTCCACACTGTGTGCCAAGGTGACAAGAGCTTTGGGGGAAAGCAGGGAAGGACGAGAGGGATGAGAAGTTTGAAGCAAGGTAGTAGGGCTTTGGGAGAGTTGCAGTTTTAAAGAGGAGTTAttaagaaggtgacatttgagcaaatatTTGAAGGAGGTAAGGGAGTGAGTCATGTGTGTAACTGAGAAAGACGCATTCCAGATAGAAGttttaataaaaggaaagttGAACCTCGACTGGTTGAAGCCCCCTGAGGAgtgaggggcaggggcaggaagcaAAGGAGCATTGTAGGAGGGACACATGTGAAGGAAAGGCCCCCCAAATCACCCCAGGCCCACCAGCATCCTGAGTGGGGCTACAGTTACATTCTACCCGGTCTCCCCTCTCCTTTCAGAACTTTCTTTCTTTACAAACCAGCTCTCAACACCTGATATGTGGGTCACTCACAACACAGGCTGTTCTTTTAATAAAATGGCATTGTTTGCTGTGCTCAGCGCATCTACCTCCAGCTTTGAACACAAGAGGTGCTTTAACCCAGGAGCTGGTCTGAGTCCTGCTTCTGCATCTATAGGCACAGGGCCATGACTGTGAAGAAGGTTCCATCCATCTGACTTGCTTCTGCATCTGAGCCCAGGTTATATGGCACAGGAGACGTGGCAGGATGAAGATTCTTTCCTCCGTTGAAAGCACTTCCACATCTGCTCATGCACaccacatacatacaaacacttTCACACCAAACACACAAGCATGACATACACTCATGGGCTTGTCCACATGCACACCTGCCACAAAAACCCAGCATAAGCCTCCAGGTACACAATATGGGCATGCGCACttatacacacacgtgcacacacatacacatttttgaaGGCTTGAATGCACACCCATGCCCAACATACACCCCTCAGGCAGGCACTCATGTGTCGCCTGAACATGGACTCACTCTTCCTACAGGAGAGTTTCTATTCTGAGCAAACACCCAGTATCTGCAGTCAATGGCAAACAGGTGAATGGGACAAAATTCACTCATGTGTCCTGGTGGCCCCACCAATATAGCCctgaaggagcaggcagcaggcTTGTTCCCTCACCACCAGGCCCGTCAGAAGGGCAAGACCAGGGTGGGGATCAGGTCTAGGTAGGAGTACACTCAAAGCTTCTGGGTACTGACTCAAGGTCAGGAGCCAACAGCCTTGCGCGTTCCTGACAAGTAGGTCACCATGACAAGGAGCACTGGCTCACATGCTGGGACCTAAAGTTGACTGGAAAAGACTTAGGAAAATCCAGCTGTTGTGAGACAGCCAGTGTTAGTAGGTGTTGCTTTCCCATGCCAGTGAGTTAGGTTGGATCTATGCAGCACCAGAGCTGTGGAGTGTGTGTCAGCGGCCAGGGCTCTTGCTCAGCACAGCAAAGACTAGGAGAAGAGGGCAGTGGCTTAGGAGGGATTGTAGTGCTGGGAAGGATGGGTGAGGCAGGGGACACATTATGAACAGTGTTATTTTTTTAGCACACCAGCGTgttaggcactgtgctgggtgttTTTCATGTATTATCTTGCAAGATACAGCCCTGCAAGTTAGATTTTAttgcctccattttacagatgaggagactgaggctcagagggcttAAATAAATTACTCTAGGTCCTCAGCTAAtaagggcagagctgggatatGAGTCAGGGCTTATCTGACTGCAGATCTCAGACTTTCTCAACACCATCATGTTGAAGCTAAAACTTGCATTTTAAACTGTCAAAAGCAAGAGACACCTAAGGAGACATGGTAACTAAAGGTACAGTGGTATCCTAGATgtgatcctggaacagaaaaaaaaaacatgaacttTAGTTAATGACAATTAGCTGTGATACATGTACAATTAATTGTGTTACAAGTACTTTACTAATGTAAAAGTGTTAATAATAGAGGAAACTGGGTGCAGGGTATACAGAAACTATTTATACTGTCTTCATAATGATTCTGCAAATCTAAAACTGTCCTAAAATAATagacttattttttaaaccttGCATTTTTGCCAGCAACAGGAAGTAGTAGATAACCAACATTCCAAGGTGCAGCCTGTATATAAGGCCTGAAGAGGCCACGATCCCTGGaaagtttctcaaaataagagGCCATTCTGGACTTTGTACCACTGAGTTCCCATCACCTACATAACTTGAAATAGAGACATTAATTGCAGGGCTGTGATCACAGCCAAGGCCACCTACCTAAATGGGGCAAAAGGGCACTGAAGTCAGGCAGAGCAGCTGCAAACTGGCATGAATTCCCAAGGCTGTGGCAGAGAATTCTTGCTGGGTGTGCCTGTACCTCCCTGACGATGTGGCCTGGCCAGGCTGATGTCCCTCCATTTTCTCAACTGTTGCCACTAGAATGTAGTGGGAAAAATGTATAACTCTTatacttcttttgttaatttattcttaaatatcttATTCTTAGTACTACTACTataaatgtaattgttttctggatttcattttctcatattttatttccagtacatgaaataaaattcatttttgcatattgatctcATATTTTGTCACCttgctgaacttgtttattagtCTTAATAGTTTTTTAGTGGATTCCTTAGGTTTCTATATACTGCAAGATTATGGCATCTACAAATAGAGATAGTTTaagttctttctttctaatcttgatgctttttatttcattttcttgcctaagTACTCTAGCCACAAgcttcagtacaatgttgaatagaattggTGGGAagaggtcgggcacagtggctcaagcctgtaatcccagcactttgggaggcccaggcgggcagatcacgaggtcaggagatcgagaccatcctggctaacacggtgaaaccccatctctactaaaaaatacaaaaaaactagccgggcgatgtagcgggtgcctgtagtcccagctactcgggaggctgaggcaggagaatgacgtaaacccgggaggcagaacttgcagtgagccgagatccggccactgcactccaggctgggcaacaaagtgacactccgtctcaaaaaaaaaaaaaaaaagaattggtggGAACAaatatccttgccttgttcctgatcttaggggtaaagcattcaatttttcaccattaaataCAACGTTAAGCTGtggtgtttttaaaacaaaaagaaaatagttgcCCTTTATCAGACTGAGGAAATTCctttctattcctggtttgtTGAATGTTTCCATCCTGAAAGAgtgttaaatgtttttaaatgcttttttggcatctattgaaATTATCATGTGGTTTAGTCATTAATTCTATTAATACAGTATATTATATTGATGTCcagatgttaaaccaaccttgcattcctgggataaacatCATTGAGTCATAGGGTATACTCTTTCATATATGTTACTATTTCATTGAGTATTTTTCCCACAAGAATGTGATCCAGGAAAGCAGGCCACATCTGCCCCTGCTCACCACATTGTCCCCATTCCCTCTAGCAATGCCAGGCACAGAGAGTGCTCAGTGAAcctcaacaaatgaatgaaaaagtcaATCTATAAAACACAGGATCTCACGGGCCTCCAAAGAGTTCACACTAGGAATAGTGACCATCATATTATCACAAATGTTTAAGTGTGCATAATCCACATAAACTGTAGAATCAAGGGAGGTTATAAAAAACCCAAACTCAGAATGAAGCCCTTTCTGAGTGGGGGGGCATTGGGTGGATTGCTCCACTACAGTCAAGGGTGTCTCACTTTAGGTTCCAGACTGAGAAGTGGAAGCTTATGGGGACTTGGGGCCCTCTCTCCACATGCAGGTCCCCCCAGCCTAAGGAAACATGCCAAGGTCTCAGGTGGTGACATATGATCTAGGATTGCTGTGAGCAAACATAAGACAGATGAG
Coding sequences within it:
- the LOC103241642 gene encoding putative ribosomal protein eL39-like 5; the encoded protein is MSSHKTFKIKQFLAKKQKQNRPIPQWIRMKTGNKIRYSSKRRHWGRTKLGL